The DNA segment CGAGCGCCGTTGAAGCCGGCCATCAACAGGTAGCTCGCGCCGATAGCCCAGTAGCCGTAGGCCAGAATTTCGAGGTAGGCCACCGTGTACTCGAGTTCGAGTGCGGTCACGTCGGGGACGAACAGTGTCGTCAGGGTTTCCGGGATGAGCCACTGTATCGCCCCGATGAGGGTGAGTGCGCCGGCGGCGATGGCGACGCCGACCCAGGTCGTTCGGGTCGCTCGAGCGGGGTTTTCGGCACCGAGGTTTTGCCCGATGACGCTCTGGGCGGCCTGTTGAAGCCCCTGTGCAGGGATGAACGCGACGGAGGCAACTCGAGCGCCGATGGTGTAGGCGGCGACTGCTGCGGCCCCACCGGCGACGGCGACGATCCCGACGATGGCGACGCGAACGGACTGACTCGCCACGAACTGGCCGGCGTTGGGCCAGCCGACGTCGACGATTTCGCGTGCGTCCTCCCGGCTCACCTCGAGGTGCTCGAGACCGAGGCGACAGTCCCCTCGTCCGCGAACGGCGAGCCCGACAGCGAGCAGGAAGCCGGCGGTGTAGCCCAGAATCGTCGCGTAGGCGGCACCCTCGACACCCAGTGCCGGGAAGTGCCACCAGCCGAAGATGAGAAACGGGTCGAGCGCGATGTTCGTCAGCACCGTCGCGAGATTGATGTACAGCGCGCCACGGGCGTCCCCCCAGCCGACGAAGCCGGCCTCGAGGGAATCGCTCGCGGTCGCCAGCGGGAGGCCGATGGCGATGACGGCGAGGTACGCGCCCGCCAGCGTCGTCACCTGTGGATCGGTCGCGAACAGGCCCATGACATCTCGAGCGAACACGAAGGTTATGAGGCCGAGTACCGTGCCACCCAGGAGACCC comes from the Natronosalvus amylolyticus genome and includes:
- a CDS encoding MATE family efflux transporter produces the protein MVDVSREQMTAGSIPKALLLLAAPLVAQNLVHVANQLIDVFWLGRLGGTEVAAVGLNFPIIGLLFTVAIGLSVGTQVLVSQRVGAENLEGARRTIVTGVGLGLLGGTVLGLITFVFARDVMGLFATDPQVTTLAGAYLAVIAIGLPLATASDSLEAGFVGWGDARGALYINLATVLTNIALDPFLIFGWWHFPALGVEGAAYATILGYTAGFLLAVGLAVRGRGDCRLGLEHLEVSREDAREIVDVGWPNAGQFVASQSVRVAIVGIVAVAGGAAAVAAYTIGARVASVAFIPAQGLQQAAQSVIGQNLGAENPARATRTTWVGVAIAAGALTLIGAIQWLIPETLTTLFVPDVTALELEYTVAYLEILAYGYWAIGASYLLMAGFNGARRTRTSFVATVCQYWAVRLPIAILGVYALRMGPEAVFWAITLSNVAVAIGLGAYYRQETGSGMNRRAVEVATSSAD